One Hyphomicrobiales bacterium DNA segment encodes these proteins:
- a CDS encoding prenyltransferase, giving the protein MESTASARLDQAEERLQPLILDLDHTVINTDLLYESVVVFLRREPWQFYKLGLWLMKGKAHLKEQLSRRVELDIEHLPLNDDLITYARWEAENGRPIHLATASHESIAHRIAERLDFIDEVHASTGTVNLKSATKAAHLKERFPEGFQYAGDSMADVPVFAAASQAILVHPSERMERAAKATADVKTVFPREKPTLKFGVKVLRLHQWAKNALLFVPLILGGLSLDPTAWMAAFAGFIALGMMASATYLINDLWDLDADRAHWSKKFRPLASGRLGITTALGLIPLGIGGSLALGAAIGGDVVLALLVYLAATLTYSLYLKRVPFLDTAMLASLFTLRLGLGVVLVDVPPSPWLFVFSMFLFLSLSLAKRYTEVIRNGHKGKSKTIHGRGYTEGDDPVLMAFGSASGVAAVLVMVLYLTNEAFNATFYSMPVALWGLPVVLFLWLGRIWLMCQRQLLDDDPVVFAVKDRPSLALGGIMGLFFIFAWLGGQIG; this is encoded by the coding sequence ATGGAATCGACAGCTTCCGCGCGGCTCGATCAGGCTGAAGAACGGCTTCAGCCGCTCATTCTCGATCTCGATCACACGGTGATCAACACCGACCTGCTCTACGAGTCGGTGGTTGTCTTCCTACGCCGCGAACCCTGGCAGTTCTACAAGCTCGGCCTGTGGCTGATGAAGGGCAAGGCGCATCTGAAAGAGCAGCTCTCGCGTCGCGTCGAACTCGACATCGAGCATCTGCCGCTCAATGACGACCTCATCACCTATGCCCGCTGGGAGGCGGAAAACGGCCGGCCGATCCATCTGGCGACCGCGTCGCACGAGTCGATTGCCCATCGCATCGCCGAGCGCCTCGATTTCATCGACGAGGTGCACGCCTCGACCGGCACGGTGAACCTGAAATCGGCGACCAAGGCGGCGCACCTGAAGGAGCGCTTCCCCGAAGGCTTCCAGTATGCCGGCGACAGCATGGCGGACGTCCCCGTGTTCGCCGCCGCCAGCCAGGCGATCCTCGTTCACCCGAGCGAGCGCATGGAGCGCGCGGCCAAGGCGACCGCCGACGTCAAGACCGTCTTCCCGCGTGAGAAACCAACGCTGAAATTCGGCGTGAAGGTGCTGCGCCTGCATCAATGGGCAAAGAACGCGCTGCTCTTCGTGCCGCTCATCCTCGGAGGTCTGTCGCTCGACCCGACCGCCTGGATGGCCGCCTTCGCCGGCTTCATCGCTCTCGGCATGATGGCGTCCGCCACCTATCTCATCAACGATTTGTGGGACCTCGACGCCGACCGCGCCCACTGGTCGAAGAAGTTCCGTCCGCTGGCCAGTGGCCGTCTCGGAATTACCACCGCACTCGGGCTGATACCGCTCGGTATCGGCGGATCGCTGGCACTGGGCGCCGCGATCGGCGGCGATGTCGTGCTCGCGCTGCTGGTCTATCTGGCGGCGACACTCACCTACTCGCTCTATCTCAAGCGCGTCCCGTTCCTCGACACGGCGATGCTGGCGAGCCTCTTCACCCTCAGGCTCGGCCTCGGCGTCGTACTTGTCGACGTACCGCCCTCGCCCTGGCTGTTCGTCTTCTCGATGTTCCTGTTCCTGTCGCTGTCGCTCGCCAAGCGCTACACCGAGGTGATCCGCAACGGCCACAAGGGCAAGAGCAAGACCATCCACGGCCGCGGCTATACCGAAGGTGATGATCCCGTGCTGATGGCGTTCGGCTCGGCCAGCGGTGTCGCCGCCGTGCTCGTCATGGTGCTATATCTGACCAATGAGGCCTTCAACGCGACCTTCTACTCGATGCCCGTCGCTCTGTGGGGTCTTCCGGTTGTGCTGTTCCTGTGGCTTGGCCGCATCTGGCTGATGTGCCAGCGCCAGCTGCTCGACGACGACCCGGTTGTGTTCGCGGTCAAGGACCGCCCGAGCCTCGCGCTCGGCGGCATCATGGGCCTGTTTTTCATCTTTGCCTGGCTCGGAGGTCAGATCGGCTGA
- a CDS encoding GtrA family protein, giving the protein MQAASTLIARYNTSPELQQIVRFLFAGGFAAAVNWLIRIGLSFFMPFWLAVLLAYMIGMSVGYTLYSRFVFQGPRNDAKKAHTRIVHFLSVNAFSAVIVLGLSLALAYLLTMVLPLFFAEAIAHGIAIFCGAVTNYIGHKVITFD; this is encoded by the coding sequence ATGCAAGCGGCAAGCACCCTGATCGCCCGGTACAACACCAGCCCCGAGCTGCAGCAGATCGTCCGCTTTCTCTTTGCCGGCGGCTTCGCGGCCGCCGTCAACTGGCTGATCCGCATCGGCCTTTCGTTCTTCATGCCGTTCTGGCTGGCGGTGCTGCTTGCCTACATGATCGGCATGAGCGTCGGCTACACGCTCTACAGCCGCTTCGTCTTCCAGGGCCCGCGCAACGACGCCAAGAAGGCGCACACCCGCATCGTGCATTTCCTGTCGGTGAATGCCTTCTCCGCCGTCATCGTGCTCGGCCTGTCGCTGGCGCTCGCGTATCTGTTGACGATGGTGCTGCCGCTGTTCTTCGCCGAAGCGATCGCCCACGGCATCGCCATCTTCTGCGGCGCCGTCACCAATTATATCGGCCACAAGGTGATTACGTTCGATTGA
- a CDS encoding leucyl/phenylalanyl-tRNA--protein transferase: MAGADDILLEITPQVLLKAYACGIFPMAESADDPGLYWIEPEMRGVVPLDRFHVSKRLQRTVRQDVFEVRIDSDFSGVIEGCAAPGPGRRKTWINQRIRRLYGELFRIGRCHTVEAWRDGKLVGGLYGIRLGGAFFGESMFSRERDASKVALVHLVARLKAGGFRLLDTQFVTEHLMRFGALEVPRRDYHVKLEDALELEGDFFKLPKDVKGADVLAVLAGQAG; this comes from the coding sequence ATGGCGGGCGCTGACGACATTCTTCTTGAAATCACGCCGCAGGTCCTGCTGAAGGCCTATGCCTGCGGCATCTTCCCGATGGCGGAATCGGCTGACGATCCGGGTCTCTATTGGATCGAGCCGGAGATGCGCGGGGTGGTTCCGCTCGACCGCTTCCATGTCTCCAAACGCTTGCAGCGCACGGTCCGGCAGGATGTGTTCGAGGTCCGCATCGACAGCGATTTCTCCGGCGTGATCGAGGGCTGCGCGGCGCCGGGACCCGGGCGGCGAAAGACCTGGATCAACCAGCGCATTCGCCGGCTCTACGGAGAATTGTTCCGCATCGGACGCTGCCATACCGTTGAGGCGTGGCGGGATGGCAAGCTGGTCGGCGGGCTCTACGGCATCCGGCTCGGCGGCGCGTTTTTCGGCGAAAGTATGTTCTCGCGCGAACGCGATGCCTCCAAAGTGGCGCTGGTGCATCTCGTCGCGCGGCTGAAGGCCGGCGGCTTCCGGCTGCTCGACACGCAGTTCGTCACCGAGCACCTGATGCGCTTCGGCGCGCTCGAAGTGCCGCGCCGGGACTATCACGTCAAGCTGGAGGATGCGCTCGAACTCGAGGGCGACTTCTTCAAATTGCCGAAGGACGTCAAGGGTGCGGATGTGCTCGCCGTGCTGGCCGGTCAGGCTGGCTAG
- the accC gene encoding acetyl-CoA carboxylase biotin carboxylase subunit — MFSKILIANRGEIALRILRACKELGISTVAVHSTADGDAMHVRLADESVCIGPPAVHESYLNIPQVMAACEITGADAVHPGYGFLSENARFAEILEAHNITFIGPTAEHVRIMGDKIEAKQTAEKLGIPVVPGSDGEVTTLSRARKVAAEIGYPVLIKAAAGGGGRGMKVAMTAEDLDIAFSTARAEARAAFGDDAVYIEKYLAKPRHIEIQVLGDGRGNAIHLGERDCSLQRRHQKVWEEAPSPALNEAQRVEIGATVAAAMRKLKYRGVGTVEFLYEDGEFYFIEMNTRLQVEHPVTESITRIDLVNEQIRIAAGAPLTIRQEDIVVNGHAIECRINAEDPQTFTPSPGMITYYHPPGGLGVRVDSGVYQGYVIPPYYDSLIGKLIVHGRNRVECMMRLRRCLDEFVVDGVRSTIPLFRRLVEHPDMADGAYDIHWLEKFLAENKAEN, encoded by the coding sequence ATGTTTTCCAAGATCCTGATTGCCAATCGCGGCGAAATCGCCCTGCGGATACTTCGCGCCTGCAAGGAGCTCGGCATCTCGACCGTGGCGGTGCACTCGACCGCCGATGGCGACGCCATGCATGTCCGGCTTGCCGACGAAAGCGTCTGCATCGGGCCGCCGGCGGTTCACGAGAGCTACCTCAACATTCCGCAGGTGATGGCTGCCTGCGAGATCACCGGTGCGGACGCGGTGCATCCGGGCTACGGCTTCCTGTCTGAGAATGCTCGTTTCGCCGAGATCCTCGAAGCGCACAACATCACCTTCATCGGCCCGACGGCGGAGCATGTCCGCATCATGGGCGACAAGATCGAAGCCAAGCAGACGGCGGAAAAGCTCGGCATTCCGGTTGTTCCGGGGTCGGACGGCGAAGTCACGACGCTGTCGCGGGCGCGCAAGGTTGCCGCGGAGATCGGCTATCCGGTGCTGATCAAGGCTGCTGCCGGTGGCGGCGGGCGCGGCATGAAGGTCGCGATGACGGCGGAAGACCTCGACATCGCGTTCTCGACGGCACGCGCGGAAGCCCGCGCGGCGTTCGGCGACGATGCGGTTTATATCGAGAAATATCTCGCCAAGCCGCGCCACATCGAAATTCAGGTGCTCGGCGACGGGCGGGGCAACGCCATCCATCTCGGCGAGCGCGACTGCTCGCTGCAACGGCGCCACCAGAAGGTCTGGGAAGAGGCGCCGTCGCCGGCGCTCAACGAGGCGCAGCGGGTCGAGATCGGTGCGACGGTCGCGGCCGCGATGCGCAAGCTGAAGTATCGCGGCGTCGGTACGGTCGAATTCCTCTACGAGGACGGCGAGTTCTATTTCATCGAAATGAACACGCGCCTGCAGGTCGAGCATCCGGTAACGGAGAGCATCACCCGCATCGATCTGGTCAACGAGCAGATCCGCATTGCAGCCGGCGCGCCGCTGACCATCCGTCAGGAAGACATCGTCGTGAACGGGCATGCGATCGAATGCCGGATCAATGCCGAGGATCCGCAGACCTTCACGCCGTCGCCCGGCATGATCACCTATTACCACCCGCCGGGTGGTCTCGGTGTGCGCGTCGATTCCGGTGTCTATCAGGGCTATGTGATCCCGCCCTATTACGACAGCCTGATCGGCAAGCTGATCGTGCACGGGCGTAACCGCGTCGAATGCATGATGCGTCTGCGCCGCTGTCTCGACGAGTTCGTCGTCGACGGTGTGCGCTCGACCATCCCGCTGTTCCGCCGGCTGGTGGAGCATCCGGACATGGCCGATGGCGCCTATGACATTCACTGGCTTGAGAAGTTCCTGGCGGAAAACAAGGCCGAGAATTGA
- a CDS encoding acetyl-CoA carboxylase biotin carboxyl carrier protein: MSNKKSTIDQDLIRELAGLLVETDLSEIEIEQDDLRIRVARNITVTASVAAPAAAPAKAAAPAAASGEADHAQNPDAVLSPMVGTAYRSPEPGAKTFVEVGDHVAEGATLLIVEAMKTMNQIPAPRAGTVKKILVEDGQPVEYGEPLVILE; the protein is encoded by the coding sequence ATGTCCAACAAGAAATCAACGATCGATCAGGATCTTATCCGCGAACTCGCCGGACTTCTGGTCGAGACCGATCTCTCCGAAATCGAGATCGAGCAGGACGACCTGCGCATCCGCGTCGCGCGCAATATCACCGTGACGGCGTCCGTGGCGGCGCCTGCTGCTGCGCCTGCCAAGGCCGCGGCTCCCGCGGCGGCCAGCGGCGAAGCCGACCACGCGCAGAACCCCGATGCGGTTCTCTCGCCTATGGTCGGCACCGCCTATCGCTCGCCGGAACCGGGCGCAAAGACCTTCGTCGAGGTCGGAGACCACGTTGCCGAAGGCGCGACGCTGTTGATCGTCGAAGCGATGAAAACCATGAACCAGATCCCGGCGCCGCGTGCCGGCACGGTCAAGAAGATCCTCGTCGAGGACGGTCAGCCGGTCGAGTACGGCGAGCCGCTGGTCATCCTCGAATGA
- the aroQ gene encoding type II 3-dehydroquinate dehydratase, producing MAKPVFVLNGPNLNRLGTREPDVYGATTLADIEAMCHEAAGALGLSVTFRQSNHEGELVDWVQEAGDSAQGLVINPGAYTHTSVALHDAIRSAGLPVIEVHISNIFAREAFRHHSYISPVARGVICGLGPNGYPLALRALADLLS from the coding sequence ATGGCGAAACCAGTCTTCGTTCTGAACGGTCCCAATCTCAATCGGCTCGGCACCCGTGAACCCGATGTCTATGGCGCGACGACGCTGGCGGACATCGAGGCGATGTGTCATGAGGCTGCCGGCGCGCTCGGGCTTTCCGTCACTTTCCGGCAAAGCAACCATGAGGGCGAGTTGGTCGACTGGGTGCAGGAGGCCGGTGATTCCGCGCAAGGACTCGTGATCAATCCTGGCGCATATACCCACACATCCGTGGCGCTTCATGACGCCATCCGCTCGGCCGGGTTGCCGGTCATCGAGGTACACATATCGAATATTTTCGCCCGCGAAGCGTTTCGGCATCATTCCTATATTTCGCCGGTCGCGCGCGGTGTCATCTGCGGTCTTGGGCCGAACGGCTATCCTCTTGCCCTTCGCGCCCTGGCCGATCTGCTGAGCTAG
- a CDS encoding disulfide bond formation protein DsbA: MIHVLRAAAVAFAVFAIGVPAASAQSVTPEQRSEFETIIRDYLVSNPEVIEEAIAALQKKRADAEDAERAATISKNSDLLFNSTRQVVLGNPKGDVTLVEFFDYNCGYCKRAFKDMVRLLHEDSNLRIVLKEFPVLGQGSAEAAQVAIAVKMTDEAKYAAFHQEMLTMKGRADRAASLKAAEKAGLDIDAVTKNMESDEVSATIEEVYAMANDLGLTGTPSYVVGNEVLVGAVGYDQLKSKIKSIRACGETSC; the protein is encoded by the coding sequence ATGATTCACGTTCTGCGCGCCGCTGCCGTGGCGTTTGCTGTCTTCGCCATCGGTGTGCCGGCCGCGTCCGCGCAATCGGTCACGCCCGAGCAGCGCTCGGAATTCGAGACGATCATCCGCGACTATCTCGTCAGCAACCCGGAAGTGATCGAGGAGGCGATTGCCGCCCTGCAAAAGAAGCGCGCCGACGCGGAAGATGCCGAGCGCGCCGCGACCATCTCGAAGAATTCCGACCTGCTGTTCAATTCGACCCGTCAGGTCGTGCTCGGAAATCCGAAGGGCGATGTCACGCTGGTCGAGTTCTTCGACTACAATTGCGGCTACTGCAAGCGCGCCTTCAAGGACATGGTGCGGCTGCTGCATGAAGACAGCAATCTGCGCATTGTACTGAAGGAGTTCCCGGTTCTCGGCCAGGGCTCGGCGGAAGCCGCGCAGGTGGCGATTGCGGTGAAGATGACGGATGAGGCGAAGTACGCCGCGTTCCATCAGGAAATGCTGACGATGAAAGGCCGCGCGGACCGTGCCGCGAGCCTCAAGGCGGCTGAAAAGGCCGGGCTCGACATCGATGCTGTCACGAAGAACATGGAAAGCGACGAAGTCAGCGCGACCATCGAAGAGGTCTATGCGATGGCCAACGATCTCGGCCTGACCGGTACGCCGTCCTACGTGGTCGGCAACGAGGTTCTTGTCGGCGCCGTCGGCTATGATCAGCTCAAGTCGAAGATCAAGTCGATCCGCGCCTGCGGCGAGACCTCCTGCTAG
- a CDS encoding 1-aminocyclopropane-1-carboxylate deaminase, whose protein sequence is MTTPPGPSRRSNVDAFLAMDVLAEANRREAAGEKIIHMEVGQPGAPAPKMVLDAAREVLNHGRLRYTEALGIIELRERISRHYRDTYDVDVPAERIVITTGSSAGFNLAFLAGFDAGDRVALPAPGYPAYRNILSALGLECVEIETTAKTRWALTPEMIAEEHAKKPLKGVLIASPANPTGTMMQGPALSALIDACHDLGIWFISDEIYHGLVYEGKAETALTFSDDAIVINSFSKYYCMTGWRVGWMVVPERLIRPIERLGQNLYISVPELSQRAAIAAFDATEELEEIKAVYARNRAMLLERLPQIGFDDLLPVDGAFYVYADIRRFSNDSTDFAKKMLAEAGVAATPGPDFDLDRGHRYIRFSFAGNTDDIAEGIDRLAGWLKAD, encoded by the coding sequence ATGACCACACCGCCAGGCCCTTCCCGGCGCAGCAATGTCGACGCGTTTCTGGCCATGGATGTGCTCGCGGAGGCCAACCGTCGCGAAGCCGCCGGCGAAAAGATTATCCACATGGAGGTCGGCCAGCCCGGCGCGCCTGCCCCGAAAATGGTGCTCGATGCCGCCCGCGAAGTGCTCAACCACGGCCGCCTGCGCTACACCGAAGCACTCGGCATCATCGAGTTGCGGGAGCGTATTTCGCGGCACTACCGCGACACCTACGACGTTGACGTTCCCGCAGAGCGTATTGTCATCACGACCGGCTCGTCGGCGGGCTTCAACCTCGCCTTCCTCGCCGGCTTCGATGCGGGCGACCGTGTCGCCCTGCCCGCACCCGGCTATCCGGCCTACCGCAACATCCTCTCCGCGCTCGGGCTCGAATGCGTCGAGATCGAAACGACGGCGAAGACCCGCTGGGCGCTGACGCCGGAAATGATCGCCGAGGAACACGCGAAAAAACCGCTGAAGGGCGTGCTGATCGCGAGCCCCGCCAACCCGACCGGCACCATGATGCAGGGCCCCGCGCTGTCGGCGCTTATCGACGCCTGCCACGATCTCGGTATCTGGTTCATTTCCGACGAGATCTATCACGGCCTCGTCTATGAGGGAAAAGCAGAGACCGCGCTGACCTTTTCCGACGACGCCATCGTCATCAACTCGTTCTCGAAATACTACTGCATGACCGGCTGGCGTGTCGGCTGGATGGTTGTGCCCGAACGGCTGATCCGCCCGATCGAGCGGCTCGGACAGAATCTCTACATCTCTGTGCCGGAGCTGTCGCAACGCGCCGCAATCGCCGCCTTCGATGCCACCGAGGAGCTTGAGGAGATCAAGGCGGTCTATGCGCGCAACCGCGCCATGCTGCTGGAGCGCCTGCCGCAGATAGGCTTCGACGACCTGCTGCCGGTCGATGGCGCGTTCTACGTCTATGCGGATATCCGCCGCTTCTCCAACGATTCGACCGATTTCGCCAAGAAGATGCTGGCCGAGGCCGGCGTCGCGGCGACCCCCGGCCCCGATTTCGATCTCGACCGAGGCCACCGCTATATCCGGTTTTCCTTTGCCGGCAACACCGACGACATCGCCGAGGGCATCGACCGCCTTGCTGGCTGGCTGAAAGCGGACTGA
- a CDS encoding ribonuclease E/G yields MANKMLIDAAHPEETRVVVVRGNRVEEFDFEAAARKQLRGNIYLAKVTRVEPSLQAAFVDYGGNRHGFLAFSEIHPDYYQIPVADRQALLDEEQAIADAEATDHDDDVEAQAADAEMDKVEDAGAAAGEDNADDAGDDDDHGDDNGNGDDQVESVGAEDALEELPRRGPRLRRQYKIQEVIRRRQILLVQVVKEERGNKGAALTTYLSLAGRYSVLMPNTARGGGISRKITNPTDRKRLKQAASELSVPEGMGVILRTAGASRTKAEIKRDFEYLLRLWETVRELTLESSAPTLVYEEGSLIKRSIRDLYNRDIDEVLVAGDDGYREAKGFMRMLMPSHAKNVQPYKDATPLFTRFGVEPQLDAMFSPQVTLKSGGYIVINQTEALVAIDVNSGRSTREHSIEDTALATNLEAAEEVARQLRLRDLAGLIVIDFIDMEEKKNNRSVERRMKDCLKSDRARIQVGRISHFGLLEMSRQRIRTGVLESSSEVCPHCRGSGTVRSTESVALHVLRALEDHLMRGVSHHLTVRTRGAVALYILNQKRAHLSEIEERFGLTITIEADEAINGQHYVLERGDPIDRAEKVVARAMMPVTMDDLDDLDAVVEETSESDEEKAEQSEPSSSRRRRRRRPRRTSDSDNARDTASQDTDEDGAEAAEAADAASENGDDEGEDGEPKKRRRRGRRGGRRSRRSRKDGDGAEASAEGEAGEESEGEAEAEGDESVAAETSAEAPVDDEVTEAEAETDEAPAAESADEAETGSEDASADDAGEPDEAPVVEAAAETSSDVTEGEAEAEAEVESSSEEAAESEELVAAEAGAEVVATEEAAPAEEAAPADEADEAPKGDGEASEDVAEAAPEEASGEATDAEPAGDDEGGDDPDDTDPADKRSGWWQRRSFF; encoded by the coding sequence ATGGCCAACAAAATGCTTATCGATGCCGCCCACCCGGAAGAGACCCGGGTCGTGGTGGTTCGCGGAAATCGGGTCGAGGAGTTCGACTTCGAGGCCGCAGCCCGCAAGCAATTGCGGGGAAACATCTACCTTGCCAAGGTAACGCGGGTCGAGCCGTCGCTTCAGGCGGCGTTCGTCGATTACGGCGGCAACCGGCACGGGTTCCTCGCCTTCAGTGAAATCCATCCGGATTACTATCAGATTCCGGTCGCAGACCGGCAGGCACTGCTCGACGAAGAGCAGGCGATTGCCGATGCGGAAGCGACCGATCATGACGATGACGTCGAGGCGCAGGCCGCCGATGCCGAGATGGACAAGGTCGAGGATGCCGGCGCCGCCGCTGGTGAAGACAATGCCGACGATGCCGGAGATGACGACGATCACGGCGACGACAACGGCAACGGTGACGATCAGGTCGAGTCGGTCGGCGCCGAGGATGCACTGGAGGAGCTGCCGCGGCGCGGCCCGCGACTGCGCCGCCAGTACAAGATCCAGGAAGTGATCCGCCGCCGGCAGATCCTGCTGGTTCAGGTCGTCAAGGAAGAGCGCGGCAACAAGGGTGCGGCGCTGACCACCTATCTGTCGCTCGCCGGCCGCTATTCGGTGCTTATGCCGAACACGGCGCGTGGCGGCGGGATCAGCCGCAAGATCACCAACCCGACCGATCGCAAGCGTCTGAAGCAGGCGGCGTCGGAGCTTTCGGTGCCCGAAGGCATGGGCGTGATCCTGCGCACGGCCGGTGCAAGCCGCACCAAGGCCGAGATCAAGCGCGACTTCGAATATCTGCTGCGTCTCTGGGAGACCGTGCGGGAACTGACGCTGGAGTCGTCGGCGCCGACGCTGGTCTATGAGGAGGGCAGTCTCATCAAGCGTTCGATACGCGATCTCTACAATCGCGATATCGACGAGGTGCTGGTTGCGGGTGATGACGGCTACCGTGAGGCCAAAGGCTTCATGCGCATGCTGATGCCGAGCCATGCCAAGAACGTGCAGCCCTACAAGGACGCGACGCCGCTGTTCACCCGGTTCGGGGTGGAGCCGCAGCTCGATGCGATGTTCAGCCCGCAGGTGACGCTGAAGTCCGGCGGCTACATCGTCATCAACCAGACCGAAGCGCTGGTCGCGATCGACGTCAACTCGGGGCGTTCGACGCGCGAACACTCGATTGAGGACACCGCGCTTGCGACCAATCTGGAGGCGGCCGAAGAGGTCGCCCGCCAGCTCCGTCTGCGTGACCTTGCCGGCCTGATCGTCATCGACTTCATCGATATGGAGGAGAAGAAGAACAACCGGTCCGTCGAGCGTCGGATGAAGGATTGTCTGAAGTCCGACCGGGCGCGCATCCAGGTTGGCCGGATCTCCCATTTCGGTCTGCTCGAAATGTCGCGGCAGCGTATTCGTACCGGCGTTCTGGAGAGCTCCTCCGAGGTCTGTCCGCACTGCCGCGGTTCGGGCACCGTGCGCTCGACCGAGTCGGTGGCACTGCATGTGCTGCGCGCGCTCGAGGATCATCTGATGCGGGGCGTCAGCCACCATCTGACCGTTCGCACGCGGGGCGCGGTTGCGCTCTATATCCTCAATCAGAAGCGCGCACATCTCTCCGAGATCGAGGAACGCTTCGGCCTGACGATCACGATCGAGGCCGACGAAGCGATCAACGGTCAGCATTACGTGCTTGAGCGCGGCGATCCGATCGACCGGGCGGAAAAGGTCGTGGCGCGAGCCATGATGCCGGTGACCATGGACGATCTCGACGACCTCGACGCGGTTGTCGAGGAGACGAGCGAGAGCGACGAGGAAAAGGCCGAGCAGAGCGAACCGAGCTCGAGCCGTCGCCGCCGCCGCCGCCGTCCGCGGCGCACGTCCGACAGCGACAACGCGCGTGATACGGCAAGTCAGGACACTGACGAAGATGGCGCCGAAGCTGCTGAGGCCGCCGACGCCGCGAGCGAAAACGGCGACGACGAAGGCGAAGACGGCGAGCCGAAGAAGCGCCGCCGTCGCGGTCGCCGTGGCGGTCGCCGCAGTCGCCGCAGCCGCAAGGACGGCGATGGTGCTGAGGCGAGTGCCGAGGGTGAAGCCGGCGAGGAGAGCGAAGGCGAGGCCGAGGCCGAGGGCGACGAAAGCGTTGCAGCGGAAACCTCCGCTGAAGCCCCGGTGGATGACGAAGTGACGGAGGCGGAAGCCGAAACGGACGAGGCCCCGGCCGCCGAGAGTGCTGACGAAGCTGAAACGGGCAGCGAGGATGCGTCTGCGGACGACGCGGGCGAGCCCGACGAGGCGCCGGTGGTGGAAGCTGCTGCGGAAACGTCAAGCGACGTGACTGAAGGTGAGGCTGAGGCTGAGGCTGAGGTGGAATCTTCGAGCGAAGAAGCTGCCGAGAGCGAAGAGCTCGTTGCTGCTGAAGCGGGAGCCGAGGTGGTGGCCACCGAAGAGGCCGCGCCTGCCGAAGAAGCCGCGCCTGCCGATGAGGCAGACGAGGCGCCGAAGGGTGATGGTGAGGCGAGTGAAGACGTCGCCGAGGCCGCCCCGGAGGAGGCTTCGGGCGAAGCCACTGACGCCGAGCCTGCCGGAGACGACGAAGGCGGTGACGATCCCGATGATACCGACCCGGCCGACAAGCGTTCGGGCTGGTGGCAGCGGCGCTCATTCTTCTGA
- a CDS encoding SAM-dependent methyltransferase: MNSSQSWSPDSYNRDAGFVSVLGSAVLEWLAPKSGERVLDLGCGDGSLTERLVEAGADVAGIDASPDFVEAARARGLAVTCGDGHALSFDREFDAVFSNAALHWMTQPEKVVAGVARALKPGGRFVAEFGGHGNVAAIVTAMRAAAQRFGGDATLADPWFFPTPDEYAALLEEKGFSVERIALIPRPTPLPTGMAAWLEVFRAPFFDQFGVERQAVLDAVVELLAPSLRDVSGNWTADYVRLRVSATLAQK, translated from the coding sequence ATGAACTCATCTCAATCCTGGTCGCCCGATTCCTACAACAGGGATGCGGGCTTCGTTTCCGTGCTTGGATCCGCCGTTCTCGAATGGCTGGCGCCGAAGTCGGGCGAACGCGTTCTCGATCTCGGTTGCGGCGATGGCTCGCTGACCGAACGTCTCGTCGAGGCGGGCGCCGACGTGGCGGGTATCGATGCGAGCCCGGATTTCGTCGAGGCGGCACGGGCGCGCGGGCTTGCGGTCACCTGTGGCGATGGGCACGCGCTTTCTTTCGACAGAGAGTTCGATGCGGTGTTTTCCAACGCGGCTTTGCATTGGATGACGCAGCCCGAAAAGGTCGTGGCCGGTGTCGCGCGGGCCCTCAAGCCGGGCGGGCGGTTCGTTGCCGAATTCGGTGGCCACGGCAATGTTGCGGCAATCGTCACCGCGATGCGGGCCGCCGCACAACGCTTCGGTGGCGATGCGACGCTCGCCGATCCCTGGTTTTTCCCGACCCCTGACGAATACGCGGCGCTGCTCGAAGAAAAAGGCTTTTCGGTCGAGCGGATCGCGCTGATCCCGCGTCCGACGCCGTTGCCGACCGGGATGGCGGCGTGGCTTGAGGTATTTCGGGCGCCGTTTTTCGACCAGTTCGGCGTCGAACGCCAGGCGGTTCTCGATGCGGTTGTGGAGCTGCTCGCGCCGAGCCTGCGCGATGTGTCCGGCAATTGGACGGCGGACTATGTGCGGTTGCGGGTTTCGGCGACGCTTGCGCAAAAATAG